CGCCTGTTTGTCGCGAGCAGCTCAGACGGGAGCTCGGACCTGTTCTTTCGGACCGTGCCAACCATGGTCATGTTTCTCGTCGTCATGAGCTCTCGTCCGAGTTCGTAAGAGGTGAATAAGTTGTCACACGTGACATTGCGATCCTTCAGGCCCTCTGTCATATCGAGCACGACGCGCATCCCCAGGTTCCTCTCCGGGGCTCCATCGCTCGACTTCCCGGTGTACACTTGCATCTTCCAAGCGTAGCTTGATTTTGCATCGCACGCGACCCACGACTTGATCCCATACTTTGCCGGTTTACTCGGCATGTACTGCCTGAAAGGACACCGTCCTCTGAACGCGACCAGTTGTTCATCCACGGTCACTTCGGGCCCTGGGTCGTAGAGGCGGGGTAATCTCTCTACCCACATATCCCAGACCTCTCGTATCGCTGGCAACTTGTCCGTGGCACGTCTCGCCGCTCGTGTCCCACGGTCGTCAAATCGTAGCGTTGACGAGTAAGTGTAAAAGAGTTTGAGCGGCAACGTAGCGCGGAAAATCACTATGCCGCTTTGCGCATTCCATAGACTAGCGGCCGCTTCGCCTCGGGACTTGTACACCCCCGCAAGGATTAGCAGCCCTATGTAGGCGCGTAGGTCAGTGGCGTCCATGaatttccactcctctccgcgTTTCAGATAGCCTTCGCGATTTGTCTCGTCCAAGATCACTCTTtcgatttgtggcgtgacaaagaGTAAAAACGTGGAGACCATGTCATGAGCGTGGGAAACGGCGTAAGCTGTGGGTCCGGGGGGCCTCTCTGTGTTTTTACGCTGCGGCGGCGGCCGCGGCGCAGTCACACACGGAACCGAAGACCATTTGATTTTGCCGTTTTTTGACACGAAAGTATCTGAGACTTGGTCCTCGTGAGGATCACTGTCGTCTTTGTCTTCTTCGGACGCCGACAGGTTGCGGCGTTCTGCGTTGCGCTCTTCTCCGTCTTCtccgccttcttcttcttctgacacattcTCTGCATGGCGCTCTTCAtcgccttcttcttcttctgacacattcTCTGCATGGCGCTCTTCCgcgtcttcttcttctgacacatcctctgcctcctcttcagaGTCAACCTGCTCGACATTTgcaaacatctgctgtagaactTGCAGCGCAGTAAAATCATCAGCCATAGCTGTGTGAATCTAGACGACGGCTGCtggcctgaccctaacccactgAATGTATGTAAGTAGTAGCACTTTCCCAGACATCCTCCTCTCGCACTCAATGTCCAAGCGCTCAGTATTCGCTCATTTAGTTGCAGGGGTGGGTGATGGGCGCTCATTTCCTCCGATAGAgacggtgtggggggggggggggactcattTGTCCGACTGAGATGAGGAAGTGTATTCTTCCAACCGGGATGAGGAAGTGAACTCATTTAtccgaccgagatgaggaagtgtattcttccaaccgggatgaggaagtgcatttctaccacagagacgagggggggggggggggggggaactcatttgtccgaccgagatgaggaagtgtattattccaaccgggatgaggaagtgcatttctaccacagagacgaggggggaagggaactcatttatccgaccgagatgaggaagtgTATTCTTCCAACCGGGATGAGGAAGTGTAGTCCTCCTACCAAGACTTGTATgggctctgggggtgaatgtgaGAGATATTAAACTCCACTGAAGGGAGAAGTGTACTCAGCTCCGCtcagcagaggagacagagacccaGGCTCCTCTCAATCATGTCCTACTATGAGGTATgcggtgatgaagaaagtgttttgtccgtctcttcataaacggagtgactaagttcagttgagttctggattttaataagtattatcaatctgcagactgggagagaaaaccagacctctgacaataaatgaccacacaacaccaggcttaggtctcaatcatgtctctctcagctctgaaagccggaggaccatcttttatagggcacaggaatgtaaacatagatagtgacagtcaggcagtaatgacgttacaacagtctcagaggaagagattcacagctcccaacacatgaccactcagactagagagatcatagttggcgctctccttgtagtcatgaccaaggacgtttacccagtactttctcctgatcacgaacatctattaaccctgacacatagacaccatctactcttattaatagcaagcttacatgagaacatactaactagtatccaatgactagttatattgattagtgaataatgtaagcacaccggaaatcgcaatttcttccacagtcccccccttttgacgtttaacgtcaacacaacaaccattcatcaactgtttatctggggcctgctgtagtgccttacatttcacaagtttcataccatttaaaaaccttaacaatcaaacaatacagtatctgtaactactcagcacagcatacatgattataggatttgaagaaatattaggtagtacccaatcacaggtgaaaaggtacaaagtcattgaagtgaatagctttttgcttagtttagcaatagttctagaaacataggcacatttctctgctggacatacccactggtcatgctcttgtgagctcaacacatcagggtataggtcaaacactgttcattaaattcagagtatttcaaacagtataaaaagtaataaagtaaccatctttaattattgttaactgatctgtggtcaaggacagatctattcacattgcatacagcattgtatatcagttggaaaatagaaggaggcaaatggccatctttattacattggcaaaatagtcacttggtacttgagattacatatcatatcatcagtcttgcttgcttttgtctgtggcttgatttgggctaccataatcttactggcagccttacgaaaacctactgcacagcactgtacacagcaggcagtacacatcttccaagcgcaaaccacaatcagcacaacaacgattaacatgcccaatccagtgattcctatttgaatgatagtcgaaaaagaaaccccgaacagaggaggtcagtcagcacaattcctagcttcaggttcccccaaagctgacattatgttttaatgtaagcagccatacttgtgatattagcagattcatcgtggataaaagtacaacagtcatgacctatcacagcacagctacctcccttagctgacaacagataatccagtgccatacggttctggagcactacctgcctcatggccttcatctcagacgcaactgcagttaaggcgtcggctgtctcattaccaatggactccaaccctactgctaagctcctaatatctctaaaggcagtgataacaccatacacagggagaatggcaactgaaaacgtgaaaagtgactgagtactaatgtgatcccagcttcttagcatctgcattaataatacttctcttgtggcggtgccaccaatgtttgggaaaggggtgcaggggcaacccatctacaggtctgagggctcctacaataaacccaaggtaacacgttcctgaccagacggccggcaggaaataataagcactcttaacacatacccacatggtgccattgttagctgcacgacgagaccaaaatggtgatgcccttatacttacaggtccatctgcaacaggcaaatcatgcaacaggctgttagcatacataccacagtgtggttacatgtatttttaccaaataccttcccataattatttaaacatttaatcaaccatatactacatcttctgtagtatgctaaaagtgtaggaatagcatagtcagcaacatcaggaatttatgtcacccgcccaaatggtatacaggacaagtaacattgaactcagatacaattgaacttacaaatcatccagtagagtgtgagcatacatagaaaccgtatccttgcatgtattttttcactctcactgtaccactatgccatacacaaaacaatgcaggtggggcatattcaagagatgactgacttgttcgacagaacagtcacatttgttacatccaaccctacacaaggccacttcttgaccttacacatatcagccattgacagagggacagatatccctggataacctccagaatgcttgggactctaaccacaaaccctgcaaggtctgtcccctctaatgctgcatccagtcattttttcccgtccacggaaaggtgttgttgcacagattgttcttcatgtgtgctttatgatgaatctcaatgttcacatcagtataattgggagcgtgcaatagtgactctcggtgtggctcatgtatgcgatgtctgtggactcgtgcgtccagtatcagtatatgtctgtcaggtgtgtgcgtcagtatgtctggatctcatctctcatcgtagctccggcagcggcctcggtttccttgaaacaaccgagggcctccgccacagtatcctctcgtccccattctgggtgctgtcatctgcttcatgtagaggccggaggaagactgaaagtgtcttcccctctccaggctcctctctctggtttcccgtctgggtgctgtcatctgcttcatgaatcacacatgggggagagaggcatggtagcaacagcagcccctctctggctttctcctcatgtgactcacctttcgacgtcttcaacacctccgggtgggtgctctttgggacctccttctcagcgcccctggattggagtgctggatggcgggatcctggttttggctcaaatcggtcagctggactggagcctgctcccAGATCAGCCGCTGCAcacgggtctccaccccccttggtgtactcctggaggagtaacccatgagacaaatgacaagttggagcaggcaccatttggaggtgcacctgctcctccaccggcccctggctctccgttgggaccctccaccgtgttgttcggtggaggggccattttgcactccgttgcatgaatccatgtcggacgaccttccacttttacagctgtgtgagtcaccaagagaaaaccaggtatggaccggtccatcttggtgagagggcagtcctccgtttgtgcactttcacatagtctcccggttgatagggatgacatggctccccagcgggcagctttcacctgtgaatgcacaaccctggttgctctagttagggcaaaacaaaagtttaacattgtatcatccatctggtggatatccatctgtttcaatgatagtgggggagagacaggcaatttcattggtctccctaaaactatcttgtgtggggaaagtccattcctcctctgggcacatggccatatgagctagtgggagtgcatcaggccattttaggccagtctcttcacatatcttggctagtttgtttttcaaagttccattttgcctctccactgcccctgcagactgtgggtggtagggacagtgaaaatgctggttgatctggagcgctttacaaagttcctgaacaattttaCCCGtaaaatgtgaacctctatcactggacagtcttgtgaggatcccatatctacagatcacatctctaataataagaatcttggctatcgtggtagaatcaactttccgacatgggtaggcttctacccatttcgagatcatgtcaacaattacaagtacatactcaaaattacaacacttgttgttgtacaacattttgtaaattaataaaaggaccacttggtggtgggtgggctcttctctttggtcccttttcgggattatgctgctggtaaatatgacactgagcacaatgttgctaagcctttgtggaaaaaaaaacaggtgcaaaccaatctgtatttactattgagaccataccccccttgctcgtatgggcacatccgtgcgccatgcgagccaaccaagggaacaatgcacatggaatctttcgcacagccaacagataaccaatcatccctctcagtgttatcagcagcggctcaaaggtccgccacaacatgaagagtGCGTGTTTCCagttgctgagacacaaacagagaccTGGGACCTgggacctgggacacatcagaggagttggccgcagcctttgctgctaaatcagctctagcatttcctcttgaaacatcatctgtattgttagtatgagcctcacacttagtaacaatagctagctttctctgtagtagtattgcagacaacaaattatcaatcatctttccattct
The sequence above is drawn from the Osmerus eperlanus chromosome 24, fOsmEpe2.1, whole genome shotgun sequence genome and encodes:
- the LOC134010854 gene encoding piggyBac transposable element-derived protein 4-like, whose translation is MADDFTALQVLQQMFANVEQVDSEEEAEDVSEEEDAEERHAENVSEEEEGDEERHAENVSEEEEGGEDGEERNAERRNLSASEEDKDDSDPHEDQVSDTFVSKNGKIKWSSVPCVTAPRPPPQRKNTERPPGPTAYAVSHAHDMVSTFLLFVTPQIERVILDETNREGYLKRGEEWKFMDATDLRAYIGLLILAGVYKSRGEAAASLWNAQSGIVIFRATLPLKLFYTYSSTLRFDDRGTRAARRATDKLPAIREVWDMWVERLPRLYDPGPEVTVDEQLVAFRGRCPFRQYMPSKPAKYGIKSWVACDAKSSYAWKMQVYTGKSSDGAPERNLGMRVVLDMTEGLKDRNVTCDNLFTSYELGRELMTTRNMTMVGTVRKNRSELPSELLATNRRRVLSSQFAFTPTTTLVSYLAKKKKNVLLMSTRHTDAEISDRDDGKPTIILDYNRNKGGVDNLDKVVTYYSCKRKTARWPLVIFDNMIDVSTYKAFVIWREINPNWMPGKRNKRRFFLEQLGRALVNQLIDSYQV